In the genome of Candidatus Cybelea sp., one region contains:
- a CDS encoding acetyl-CoA carboxylase carboxyltransferase subunit alpha, which produces MSNNLIVERERSLVELERRLSELREASAAQPLDMSSEIGALEQKYQEILRERFGTLTPWEKVHMARHPNRPTSLDYIARFDRFDELHGDRHFRDDPSIVGGFALLRGRAVMLMGQQRGRDTKENLRRNFGMPAPEGYRKATRLAKLAGRLRLPIVTFVDTKGADPGITSEEHAQSEAIAVCLQVFSAVPVPIVATVIGEGGSGGALALAIADRVMMLEHSTYSVASPEGCAAILWSDASKAEEAAARLKLTANDLEHFGIVDEILPEPLGGAHRNAQDVVTRTLDAVDAALQHLTGLSGEVLLEQRYRKYRRLGEWQAESLEPARTAR; this is translated from the coding sequence ATGAGTAACAATCTGATCGTCGAGCGCGAAAGGAGTCTCGTCGAGCTGGAGCGGCGCCTCTCGGAGCTGCGCGAAGCCTCGGCCGCGCAGCCGCTGGACATGTCCAGCGAAATCGGCGCCCTCGAGCAAAAGTACCAGGAGATCCTCCGCGAGCGCTTCGGGACGCTCACGCCCTGGGAGAAGGTGCACATGGCGCGCCATCCCAACCGCCCGACCTCGCTCGACTACATCGCGCGCTTCGACCGGTTCGACGAGCTGCATGGCGATCGCCACTTTCGCGACGATCCCTCGATCGTCGGCGGATTCGCACTGCTGCGAGGCCGTGCGGTCATGCTGATGGGTCAGCAGCGGGGACGTGACACGAAGGAAAATCTGCGGCGGAATTTCGGCATGCCGGCACCCGAGGGATACCGCAAAGCGACCCGCCTGGCGAAGCTTGCCGGGCGCCTGCGTCTGCCGATCGTGACGTTCGTCGACACGAAGGGCGCCGATCCGGGAATCACCTCCGAGGAGCACGCGCAGTCGGAGGCGATCGCCGTCTGCCTGCAAGTGTTTTCGGCCGTACCCGTGCCGATCGTCGCGACGGTAATCGGTGAAGGCGGCTCCGGCGGCGCGCTGGCGCTCGCAATTGCCGATCGCGTGATGATGCTCGAACACAGCACGTACTCGGTCGCCTCGCCGGAAGGCTGCGCGGCGATTCTTTGGTCGGATGCGAGCAAAGCGGAAGAAGCGGCGGCGCGGTTGAAGTTAACCGCCAATGACTTGGAGCACTTCGGCATCGTGGATGAAATACTCCCCGAGCCGCTGGGCGGGGCGCATCGGAACGCGCAGGATGTCGTGACGCGAACGCTCGATGCCGTGGATGCAGCTTTGCAGCACTTGACCGGCTTGTCTGGGGAAGTGCTCTTGGAGCAGCGGTATCGAAAGTATCGCCGACTTGGTGAATGGCAGGCAGAAAGCTTAGAGCCCGCACGAACGGCGCGCTGA
- a CDS encoding DUF2630 family protein, translating into MNDPQINEHIESLVAEEHRLLEHGENGHLSETDRARLDEISVRLDQYWDLLRQRRARRHAGQDPDVADMRSGEIVEHYQQ; encoded by the coding sequence GTGAACGATCCGCAAATTAACGAACACATCGAAAGCCTGGTGGCCGAGGAGCATCGCCTGCTCGAGCACGGCGAGAACGGTCATCTCTCCGAGACCGACCGCGCGCGCCTTGATGAGATCTCCGTGCGGCTCGATCAGTACTGGGATTTGTTACGTCAGCGTCGTGCCCGCCGCCACGCGGGACAGGATCCGGACGTGGCAGACATGCGCAGCGGCGAGATCGTCGAGCACTACCAGCAATAA